From Acinetobacter lwoffii, a single genomic window includes:
- a CDS encoding acyl-CoA thioesterase has protein sequence MAPLDQIAAVSDDQSELTMSVLMTPDMANFSGNVHGGTILKLLDQVAYACASRYSGSYVVTLSVDKVNFKEPIHVGELVTFLASVNHVGRTSMEIGIRVEAQNIQKRTVRHTNSCYFTMVAVDENGKPKQIPALNLDNDWKRCRFEAAEQRKVARLQENHHPSCSIYKKTAQS, from the coding sequence ATGGCCCCTTTAGATCAAATTGCAGCAGTGTCGGATGACCAGTCAGAGTTAACGATGTCAGTTCTCATGACGCCAGATATGGCAAATTTTTCAGGAAATGTTCATGGTGGAACCATTCTGAAATTATTGGATCAGGTGGCGTATGCATGTGCAAGTCGCTATTCGGGTAGTTATGTCGTGACCTTATCTGTAGACAAGGTGAATTTTAAAGAGCCAATTCACGTCGGTGAATTGGTTACATTTCTGGCCAGTGTGAATCATGTTGGCCGTACCTCGATGGAAATCGGGATTCGTGTAGAAGCTCAGAATATTCAAAAGAGAACGGTACGTCATACCAATAGCTGTTATTTCACCATGGTCGCGGTGGATGAAAATGGTAAACCAAAACAGATTCCAGCTTTGAATCTGGACAATGACTGGAAACGTTGCCGTTTTGAAGCAGCGGAACAGCGTAAAGTCGCGCGTTTGCAAGAAAATCATCATCCTTCATGCAGCATTTATAAAAAGACTGCACAGAGTTAA